The Ascaphus truei isolate aAscTru1 unplaced genomic scaffold, aAscTru1.hap1 HAP1_SCAFFOLD_1275, whole genome shotgun sequence genome has a segment encoding these proteins:
- the LOC142475573 gene encoding P2Y purinoceptor 1-like, with protein sequence MEDGFFESTFTTFGKLNLSSECRVNKNFTFRYLSTVYLIVFTIGFFSNAFGLWNLCVNWRKWSYLNVFVFNLGIADLLYVITLPFFVSYYMNKGEWMFGYGFCRLARCLFHVNLYASISFLTCISVQRYLGIVHPMKMMGRFQNLRHSLFISFLVWIWVIIQILPNLLFRNSDHNATYCHDSTINESLEAYTPYTMVITFTGFFIPFVIIVVCYTRILAVLTKNKNVDPNLKRRSMKLVFIVLILFFVCFFPYHIFRNLNLLSRGWQLQGTCTQTLKNVYLSYQVTRGLACLNSAINPLLYLVTNENFVSKCRMLRKRAWHSFVYLGRNQSLPEIKRLNTIVSKELEEVSEEL encoded by the coding sequence ATGGAAGACGGCTTCTTTGAATCAACTTTTACAACTTTTGGCAAACTCAACTTGAGTTCAGAATGCAGGGTAAACAAGAACTTTACATTTCGTTATCTGTCTACCGTTTACCTCATCGTCTTTACGATCGGATTCTTTTCCAACGCGTTCGGCTTATGGAATTTGTGCGTGAACTGGCGCAAGTGGAGTTATTTGAACGTGTTTGTTTTTAACCTTGGCATTGCTGACCTCCTCTATGTCATCACGCTGCCTTTCTTTGTGTCGTATTACATGAACAAAGGAGAGTGGATGTTTGGTTATGGATTCTGCCGGCTTGCTCGCTGTCTATTCCATGTAAACTTGTATGCAAGCATTAGCTTCCTCACCTGCATAAGTGTCCAGCGCTACTTGGGTATAGTACACCCCATGAAAATGATGGGCAGATTCCAGAATTTACGACACTCACTTTTTATCAGTTTTCTGGTGTGGATTTGGGTCATTATTCAGATTCTACCAAACCTTCTGTTTAGAAACAGTGATCACAATGCAACCTACTGTCACGATTCCACCATTAATGAAAGTTTAGAAGCCTACACGCCTTACACAATGGTTATAACATTTACCGGGTTCTTTATCCCATTTGTTATCATTGTGGTATGTTACACCCGTATTCTTGCCGTCCTGACGAAAAATAAAAACGTCGATCCTAACTTGAAAAGAAGAAGTATGAAGCTGGTTTTCATTGTTttgattttgttttttgtgtgcttTTTTCCGTACCATATATTTCGAAACCTTAATCTGCTGTCCAGGGGTTGGCAGTTACAGGGAACATGCACGCAGACTTTGAAGAATGTATACCTCTCTTATCAAGTTACTAGAGGGTTGGCATGCCTCAACAGCGCCATTAACCCCCTGCTGTACTTGGTGACAAATGAGAACTTTGTTTCAAAGTGTAGAATGCTGAGGAAGAGAGCGTGGCACTCGTTCGTATATCTGGGAAGAAATCAATCACTTCCAGAAATTAAAAGACTGAATACCATTGTGAGCAAAGAGCTTGAAGAGGTATCTGAAGAACTTTAA